One Methylobacterium oryzae DNA window includes the following coding sequences:
- a CDS encoding FAD binding domain-containing protein has protein sequence MKSFTYERPGTPAAAAAAVAATPDAKFIAGGTNLLDLMKLQIETPRHLVDVNGLGLDAVEPTEEGGLRIGALVRNTDLAAHPRVRADYGVLARALLAGASGQLRNKATTAGNLLQRTRCPYFYDTAQPCNKRQPGSGCSALDGVSRQLAVIGGSEACIATHPGDMAVAMRVLDATVETIDAGGAARKIPIAEFHRLPGDDPSRDTNLEPGELITAVTLPKPVPGTHIYRKVRDRASYAYALVSVAAILGKDGSGHVAFGGVAHKPWRVEAAEADLPKGARAVTDRVFADAKPTHENAYKLKLAERTLGAALNQARA, from the coding sequence ATGAAGTCCTTCACGTACGAGCGCCCGGGCACGCCCGCCGCGGCCGCCGCCGCCGTCGCCGCCACGCCCGACGCCAAGTTCATCGCCGGCGGCACCAACCTGCTCGACCTGATGAAGCTGCAGATCGAGACCCCGCGCCATCTCGTCGACGTGAACGGGCTCGGCCTCGACGCGGTCGAGCCGACCGAGGAGGGCGGCCTGCGCATCGGCGCCCTGGTGCGCAACACCGATCTCGCGGCCCATCCGCGGGTGCGCGCGGATTACGGGGTCCTCGCCCGCGCGCTGCTCGCCGGCGCCTCCGGTCAGCTGCGCAACAAGGCGACCACCGCCGGCAACCTGCTGCAGCGGACCCGCTGCCCGTACTTCTACGACACCGCCCAGCCCTGCAATAAGCGCCAGCCGGGCTCCGGCTGTTCGGCGCTCGACGGCGTGAGCCGCCAGCTGGCGGTGATCGGCGGCAGCGAGGCCTGCATCGCCACGCATCCGGGCGACATGGCGGTGGCCATGCGCGTCCTCGACGCCACCGTGGAGACGATCGACGCCGGGGGCGCCGCGCGGAAGATCCCGATCGCCGAGTTCCACCGCCTGCCGGGCGACGACCCGTCGCGCGACACGAACCTCGAGCCCGGCGAGCTCATCACCGCGGTGACGCTGCCGAAGCCCGTTCCCGGGACGCACATCTACCGCAAGGTCCGCGACCGCGCCTCCTACGCCTACGCGCTGGTCTCGGTGGCGGCGATCCTGGGCAAGGACGGCTCCGGCCACGTCGCCTTCGGGGGCGTCGCCCACAAGCCCTGGCGGGTCGAGGCGGCCGAGGCCGATCTCCCGAAGGGCGCCCGGGCCGTGACCGACCGGGTCTTCGCCGACGCCAAGCCCACCCACGAGAACGCCTACAAGCTGAAGCTCGCCGAGCGGACCCTCGGCGCCGCGCTCAACCAAGCGAGGGCCTGA